In Spea bombifrons isolate aSpeBom1 chromosome 12, aSpeBom1.2.pri, whole genome shotgun sequence, the following proteins share a genomic window:
- the ETHE1 gene encoding persulfide dioxygenase ETHE1, mitochondrial: MLGAALGRGLVGQVRGFSAMASQGLIFRQLFEPVSCTYTYLLADQKTKEAVLIDPVLETANRDAQLVKDLGLKMVYAANTHCHADHITGTGLLKKLLPGCRSVISKDSGAIADIHIQEGDEVKFGNFFLEARSTPGHTDGCLTYVLNDKSMAFTGDALLIRGCGRTDFQQGCPNTLYHSVHSKIFTLPDSCLLYPAHDYKGQTVTTVEEEKRLNPRLTKSEGEFVKIMNNLNLPRPAQIDIAVPANLKCGIQD; encoded by the exons ATGTTGGGAGCAGCGCTGGGAAGGGGACTGGTGGGGCAGGTGAGGGGATTCAGTGCCATGGCCAGCCAGGGGCTCATCTTCAGGCAG TTATTCGAACCGGTCAGCTGCACGTACACCTATCTCCTCGCCGATCAGAAGACCAAAGAGGCCGTCCTGATCGACCCGGTGCTGGAAACGGCAAATCGAGATGCCCAACTCGTTAAAGATCTGGGTCTGAAGATGGTCTACGCGG CCAACACTCACTGCCATGCGGATCACATTACGGGGACGGGGTTGCTGAAGAAGCTGCTTCCCGGGTGTCGGAGCGTTATCTCCAAGGACAGCGGCGCCATCGCCGACATCCACATTCAGGAGGGGGACGAAGTCAAGTTTGGGAATTTT TTTCTGGAAGCGCGCTCCACTCCCGGTCACACCGACGGCTGCCTCACTTACGTCCTGAACGATAAAAGTATGGCGTTCACCGGGGACGCCCTGCTTATCAGAGGCTGCGGACGCACAGATTTCCAGCAGG GCTGCCCTAATACTCTGTATCACTCCGTGCACAGCAAGATCTTCACCCTGCCAGACAGCTGCCTCCTGTACCCTGCGCATGATTATAAAG gtCAGACTGTAACAACCGTGGAGGAAGAGAAACGTCTGAACCCTCGACTGACGAAGAGCGAGGGGGAGTTTGTGAAGATTATGAATAATTTGAATCTGCCAAGGCCTGCACAGATAG ACATCGCTGTGCCAGCCAACTTGAAGTGCGGCATTCAGGATTAG